One genomic window of Pseudokineococcus lusitanus includes the following:
- the ilvC gene encoding ketol-acid reductoisomerase, with amino-acid sequence MAEMFYDADADLSLIQGRTVAVIGYGSQGHAHALSLRDSGVDVRVGLAEGSKSRAKAEAEGLRVVTPAEAAAEADFVVVLTPDQTQRGLYADAIAPNLAEGDVLLFAHGFNIRFGYITPPETVDVVMVAPKGPGHLVRREYVDGRGVPVIVAVEQDASGDAWQLALSYAKAIGGLRAGGIRTTFTEETETDLFGEQAVLCGGASALVQAGFETLVEAGYQPEVAYFECLHELKLIVDLMYEGGIAKQRWSVSDTAEYGDYVSGPRVVDARVKENMKAVLTDIQDGTFAKRFIADQDAGKPEFTRLREQGEQHPIEETGRKLRGLMSWVTSDDDYTEGSAGR; translated from the coding sequence GTGGCCGAGATGTTCTACGACGCCGACGCCGACCTGTCCCTGATCCAGGGCCGCACCGTGGCCGTCATCGGCTACGGCAGCCAGGGCCACGCCCACGCGCTGAGCCTGCGCGACTCCGGCGTCGACGTCCGCGTCGGCCTCGCCGAGGGCAGCAAGAGCCGTGCCAAGGCCGAGGCGGAGGGCCTGCGGGTCGTCACGCCCGCCGAGGCCGCCGCCGAGGCCGACTTCGTCGTCGTCCTCACGCCGGACCAGACCCAGCGCGGCCTCTACGCCGACGCCATCGCGCCGAACCTGGCCGAGGGCGACGTCCTGCTCTTCGCGCACGGCTTCAACATCCGCTTCGGCTACATCACGCCGCCGGAGACGGTCGACGTCGTCATGGTCGCCCCCAAGGGCCCGGGCCACCTCGTCCGCCGCGAGTACGTCGACGGGCGCGGCGTGCCCGTCATCGTCGCCGTCGAGCAGGACGCCAGCGGCGACGCCTGGCAGCTCGCGCTCTCCTACGCGAAGGCCATCGGCGGCCTCCGGGCGGGCGGGATCAGGACGACGTTCACCGAGGAGACGGAGACCGACCTCTTCGGCGAGCAGGCCGTCCTCTGCGGCGGCGCGTCGGCGCTCGTCCAGGCCGGCTTCGAGACCCTCGTCGAGGCGGGCTACCAGCCCGAGGTCGCGTACTTCGAGTGCCTCCACGAGCTCAAGCTCATCGTCGACCTCATGTACGAGGGCGGGATCGCGAAGCAGCGCTGGAGCGTCTCCGACACCGCCGAGTACGGCGACTACGTCTCCGGGCCCCGCGTCGTCGACGCGCGCGTGAAGGAGAACATGAAGGCCGTCCTCACGGACATCCAGGACGGCACCTTCGCCAAGCGCTTCATCGCCGACCAGGACGCCGGCAAGCCGGAGTTCACGCGCCTGCGCGAGCAGGGCGAGCAGCACCCCATCGAGGAGACCGGGCGCAAGCTGCGCGGCCTCATGAGCTGGGTCACGAGCGACGACGACTACACCGAGGGCTCCGCGGGGCGCTGA
- the sdhA gene encoding succinate dehydrogenase flavoprotein subunit, with product MRAAIESGQRSRTAVLTKLYPTRSHTGAAQGGMCAALANVEEDNWEWHTFDTVKGGDYLVDQDAAEVMCREAIDAVLDLEKMGLPFNRTPEGKIDQRRFGGHTRNHGESAVRRSCFAADRTGHMILQTLYQQCVKHEVEFYNEFYVLDLLMGTNEQGEQAAAGVVAYELATGEIHVFRGKAVVLATGGVGKVYKTTSNAHTLTGDGMGIAYRRGIPLEDMEFFQFHPTGLAGLGILLSEAARGEGGILRNAEGERFMERYAPTIKDLAPRDIVARSMANEVREGRGAGPDKDYVLLDLTHLEPAHIDAKLPDITEFARTYLGVEPYTEPVPVYPTAHYAMGGVPTNVEAEVLADNDTVIHGLYAAGEVACVSVHGSNRLGTNSLLDINVFGKRAGLAAAEYAARPTSKLLEVEDDPERGVVAMIEDIRGREAGERVSTLRQAMQETMDANAQVFRTEASLKQCLTDLAGLRERYQRVVVQDKGKRFNTDLLEAVELGFLLELSEVIVVGALARQESRGGHFREDYTARDDVNFMRHTMAYRAVDEDGSDAVRLDYKPVVQTRYQPMERKY from the coding sequence ATGCGCGCGGCCATCGAGTCCGGCCAGCGCTCGCGCACCGCCGTCCTCACCAAGCTCTACCCCACGCGCTCCCACACCGGCGCGGCGCAGGGCGGCATGTGCGCCGCCCTCGCCAACGTCGAGGAGGACAACTGGGAGTGGCACACCTTCGACACCGTCAAGGGCGGCGACTACCTCGTCGACCAGGACGCCGCCGAGGTCATGTGCCGCGAGGCCATCGACGCGGTCCTCGACCTCGAGAAGATGGGCCTGCCGTTCAACCGCACGCCCGAGGGCAAGATCGACCAGCGGCGCTTCGGCGGCCACACCCGCAACCACGGCGAGTCCGCGGTCCGCCGCTCGTGCTTCGCGGCCGACCGCACCGGCCACATGATCCTGCAGACGCTCTACCAGCAGTGCGTCAAGCACGAGGTGGAGTTCTACAACGAGTTCTACGTCCTCGACCTGCTCATGGGCACGAACGAGCAGGGCGAGCAGGCCGCCGCCGGCGTCGTCGCCTACGAGCTGGCCACGGGCGAGATCCACGTCTTCCGCGGCAAGGCCGTCGTCCTCGCCACCGGCGGCGTCGGCAAGGTCTACAAGACGACGTCGAACGCCCACACGCTCACGGGCGACGGCATGGGCATCGCCTACCGCCGCGGCATCCCCCTGGAGGACATGGAGTTCTTCCAGTTCCACCCGACGGGCCTCGCCGGCCTGGGCATCCTCCTGTCGGAGGCCGCCCGCGGCGAGGGCGGCATCCTCCGCAACGCCGAGGGCGAGCGCTTCATGGAGCGCTACGCCCCGACGATCAAGGACCTCGCGCCGCGCGACATCGTCGCGCGGTCGATGGCCAACGAGGTCCGCGAGGGCCGCGGCGCCGGGCCGGACAAGGACTACGTCCTCCTCGACCTCACCCACCTCGAGCCGGCGCACATCGACGCGAAGCTGCCGGACATCACGGAGTTCGCGCGCACCTACCTCGGCGTCGAGCCGTACACCGAGCCGGTGCCCGTCTACCCGACGGCGCACTACGCCATGGGCGGCGTGCCGACCAACGTCGAGGCCGAGGTCCTCGCCGACAACGACACCGTCATCCACGGCCTCTACGCCGCGGGCGAGGTCGCCTGCGTGTCCGTGCACGGCTCCAACCGCCTCGGCACCAACTCGCTCCTCGACATCAACGTCTTCGGCAAGCGCGCCGGCCTCGCGGCGGCGGAGTACGCGGCGCGGCCGACGTCGAAGCTGCTCGAGGTGGAGGACGACCCCGAGCGCGGCGTCGTCGCGATGATCGAGGACATCCGTGGCCGCGAGGCGGGCGAGCGGGTCTCGACCCTGCGCCAGGCCATGCAGGAGACGATGGACGCCAACGCCCAGGTCTTCCGCACCGAGGCGAGCCTCAAGCAGTGCCTCACCGACCTCGCCGGCCTGCGCGAGCGCTACCAGCGGGTCGTCGTGCAGGACAAGGGGAAGCGCTTCAACACGGACCTCCTCGAGGCCGTCGAGCTCGGCTTCCTCCTCGAGCTGTCCGAGGTCATCGTCGTCGGCGCCCTGGCCCGCCAGGAGTCGCGCGGCGGTCACTTCCGCGAGGACTACACGGCGCGCGACGACGTCAACTTCATGCGCCACACGATGGCCTACCGGGCCGTGGACGAGGACGGCAGCGACGCGGTCCGCCTCGACTACAAGCCGGTCGTCCAGACCCGCTACCAGCCGATGGAGCGCAAGTACTGA
- a CDS encoding LysR family transcriptional regulator: MQLQQLACFVAVVDEGHFTRAAARLHVAQPSLSAQVRSLEREVGGPLLHRRRGDVRPTEAGERLLPYARRILADAAAATAEMQRVRGLETGVLRVGATPSAGTALLPPVLRRFHDAHPGVRLELAEAGSRDLVERLAVGALDLAVVVLPVAAHGGALATTPLLRDALLLAAAADGPAPVAGPSAAAADLGDVDLVLPGEGYDLRASVLDACAGAGVSPRVVADGGELDVVVALVRAGVGAAVLPRTVVEAAGGALRSTPLRGPGWSRTVGVAHRKDVPLGRAAAEVRRLLVEQTA, encoded by the coding sequence GTGCAGCTGCAGCAGCTGGCGTGCTTCGTCGCCGTCGTCGACGAGGGCCACTTCACGCGGGCGGCCGCCCGGCTCCACGTGGCGCAGCCCTCGCTGTCCGCGCAGGTGCGGTCGCTCGAGCGAGAGGTGGGCGGCCCGCTGCTGCACCGGCGGCGCGGCGACGTCCGGCCCACCGAGGCGGGCGAGCGGCTGCTGCCCTACGCGCGGCGGATCCTCGCCGACGCCGCGGCCGCGACGGCGGAGATGCAACGGGTGCGCGGCCTCGAGACGGGCGTCCTGCGGGTGGGGGCGACGCCGAGCGCCGGCACCGCGCTCCTGCCGCCCGTCCTGCGGCGCTTCCACGACGCGCACCCGGGCGTCCGGCTCGAGCTGGCGGAGGCGGGCTCGCGCGACCTCGTCGAGCGGCTCGCCGTCGGCGCGCTGGACCTGGCCGTCGTCGTCCTGCCCGTCGCCGCCCACGGCGGGGCCCTGGCGACGACGCCGCTGCTGCGGGACGCGCTGCTCCTCGCGGCGGCGGCCGACGGGCCCGCGCCCGTCGCCGGGCCGAGCGCCGCGGCGGCCGACCTCGGCGACGTCGACCTCGTCCTGCCGGGGGAGGGGTACGACCTGCGGGCCAGCGTCCTCGACGCCTGCGCCGGGGCAGGGGTGTCGCCGCGGGTCGTCGCCGACGGCGGGGAGCTCGACGTCGTCGTCGCCCTCGTGCGCGCCGGGGTGGGGGCCGCGGTGCTGCCGCGCACCGTCGTCGAGGCGGCCGGCGGGGCGCTGCGGTCGACCCCGCTGCGGGGGCCGGGGTGGTCGCGGACCGTCGGGGTCGCGCACCGCAAGGACGTCCCGCTCGGCCGGGCCGCGGCGGAGGTGCGGCGGCTGCTCGTCGAGCAGACCGCGTGA
- the ilvN gene encoding acetolactate synthase small subunit: MSLLQPAEAAQAARGAATRHTLSVLVQDVPGVLTRVAGLFARRGFNIVSLAVGPTEQVGVSRMTVVVDVESLPLEQVVKQLNKLVNVLKIVELDPHAAVQRELLLVKVRADATTRSQVLDVVQLFRAHVIDVAPDALTIETTGEPDKIAALLRVLEPYGVRELVQSGQVALARGSRSMSDRAADRPLRSA; the protein is encoded by the coding sequence ATGAGCCTGCTCCAGCCGGCGGAGGCCGCCCAGGCCGCCCGCGGCGCCGCCACGCGCCACACCCTGTCCGTCCTCGTCCAGGACGTGCCCGGTGTCCTCACGCGGGTGGCGGGGCTCTTCGCCCGCCGCGGCTTCAACATCGTCAGCCTCGCGGTCGGGCCGACCGAGCAGGTCGGCGTCTCGCGGATGACGGTCGTCGTCGACGTCGAGAGCCTCCCGCTCGAGCAGGTCGTCAAGCAGCTCAACAAGCTCGTCAACGTCCTCAAGATCGTCGAGCTCGACCCGCACGCCGCCGTCCAGCGCGAGCTCCTGCTCGTCAAGGTCCGCGCCGACGCGACGACGCGCTCCCAGGTGCTCGACGTCGTCCAGCTCTTCCGCGCGCACGTCATCGACGTGGCGCCGGACGCCCTGACGATCGAGACGACGGGCGAGCCTGACAAGATCGCGGCCCTGCTGCGCGTGCTCGAGCCCTACGGGGTCCGCGAGCTCGTGCAGTCCGGCCAGGTGGCCCTGGCCCGCGGCTCCCGGTCGATGAGCGACCGCGCCGCCGACCGGCCCCTGCGCTCCGCCTGA
- a CDS encoding ASCH domain-containing protein, producing the protein MQTDGSRDSEIVRFWELARGRAGLGRLSVVTGAGAATVVPPPAWSFGDKPEQADELLELVLTGVKTATASAHWEYEAEGEELPRPGDLSIVLDGAGHPRALVRTTSVEVVPFREVTAEHAYAEGEGDRSLEHWRAVHEGFFGAGLALVGEQFRADMPVVCEGLQLVHPRPREVRERQPVPVDA; encoded by the coding sequence ATGCAGACCGACGGCAGCCGTGACAGCGAGATCGTCCGCTTCTGGGAGCTGGCCCGGGGCCGCGCCGGCCTCGGCCGCCTGTCCGTGGTGACGGGCGCGGGCGCCGCGACGGTCGTCCCGCCGCCCGCCTGGTCCTTCGGGGACAAGCCCGAGCAGGCCGACGAGCTGCTCGAGCTCGTGCTGACCGGGGTGAAGACGGCGACGGCCAGCGCGCACTGGGAGTACGAGGCCGAGGGCGAGGAGCTGCCCCGCCCCGGCGACCTGTCGATCGTCCTCGACGGCGCCGGGCACCCCCGGGCGCTCGTCCGGACGACGTCCGTCGAGGTCGTGCCCTTCCGCGAGGTCACCGCGGAGCACGCGTACGCCGAGGGCGAGGGCGACCGCTCGCTCGAGCACTGGCGCGCCGTCCACGAGGGCTTCTTCGGCGCCGGGCTCGCGCTCGTCGGGGAGCAGTTCCGCGCCGACATGCCCGTCGTCTGCGAGGGGCTGCAGCTCGTGCACCCGCGGCCGCGCGAGGTGCGCGAACGGCAGCCCGTGCCCGTCGACGCCTGA